In the Vogesella sp. XCS3 genome, GGGGTGTTGTTTATTTCATGCCGTATCAGCCGACACGGGCTTTGTTAGCAGGCCTTAAACTCAGGCAACTTCCGGCAAACGGTGAAAGCTGCCTGGCGCATCTTCGGGGTTGTCAAAGGTGACAAATTCCCAGGCATCGGGCGTCTCCAGCATCACCCGCAGCAGCTTGTTGTTCATGGCATGCCCGGATTTATGGCCACTGAATGCGGCAATCAGCGGATGCCCTACGATATACAAGTCGCCTATGGCGTCCAGAATCTTGTGACGTACAAATTCGTCCGGGAAGCGTAGCCCCTCCGGGTTCAGTACGTATTCGTCGTCGATCACGATGGCGTTGTTGAGGTTGCCCCCCCGCCCCAGGCCGTGACTACGCATGTACTCGACTTCGTGCATGAAACCGAAAGTGCGGGCGCGACTGATCTCTTCGATATAGGAATGGCTGGCAAAGTCTACGCTCACCATTTGCGGCGCGCGATTGAATGCCGGGTGGTTGAACTCGATAGACAGCTGCACACTGAAGCCATCGTGGGGCACCAGCTTTACCCACTTGTCACCCTCCACCACTTCTATCGCCTGTTTGACGCGGATGAACTTCTTGGCGGCTGGCTGCTCCTCGATGCCCGCGGTTTGCAGCAGAAAGATAAACGGCGCCGACGATCCATCCATGATGGGCATCTCGGCGCCTGTTACATCCACCACCACATTATCGATGCCCAGCCCTGCAAAGGCAGACATCAGATGTTCGATCGTGCCGACACGCACACCGGTCTCGGTGACCAGTGTCGAGGAGAGGCGCGTGTCGTTCACGAGCGCAGGCCGTACCACCACCTCGTCCTGCGCGGGCAGGTCGGTGCGGCGGAACACAATACCAGTATCAGGCGCAGCCGGGTGCAGGGTCAGTTTGACCCGTTCGCCGGAGTGCAGCCCAACGCCAGTGGCGCTGATGGCCTGTTTCAGCGTGCGTTGCAGGATCATGACGAGCTTTCGGACATATCGAATGCAGACAGTTTAGCATAGCCGCGCCATGCGGCTAATTGATTACCATCCAACAGCCAATTGTCCTGAGCTATCAATCTGCCTGTTTACGCAGGAATGCCGGAATATCGTAAGACTCGCTTACTTCCGGGTCCGAAAAGTCGGTGGAAATCGGCGCACGACGACCACGGTTACGCATCACAGCAGGCGTATTCAGGTCGTTGAAGTCCATTTCCATGGCGACATTATCGGTACCGGTTTTGACGATCTTGATGTAATCCGGGCGCTCGTCACGATTGCTGGCGGGCTTCTGGCCCAGGCCGGTCGCGATCAAGGTCACGCGGATGGTGTCTTCCGGCATGTCTTCTACTTCGGCAGTACCGAACTTCACCTGGGCATCTTCGTCAGTGTACTGACGGATAATGCCCATGATCTCGCGGTATTCGCTCATGCGCAGGCAGCCCGGTGCGGTGGAAATGTTCACCAGCACGCCGCGTGCGCCTTCCAGGGTAATGTTGTCCAGCAGCGGGCTTGCGACAGCCTGCTCGGCAGCCACACGGGCACGGTCGATACCGGCGGCGAAAGCCGACCCCATCATGGCCAGACCCATTTCGCTCATCACGGCGCGTACGTCGGCAAAGTCGACGTTAATCAGGCCGGGGCAGGTAATCACTTCGGAAATACCGGCCACAGCGCCTTTGAGTACGTCATCGGCCGCGCGGAAGGCTTCGCGCATGGTGACGTCTTCGCCCAGCACGGCCATCAGCTTCTCGTTCGGGATCACGATCAGGGAATCGACGTGCTTTTTCAGCAGCTCGATACCATCGTTGGCCACACGCAAGCGCTTGCCTTCGTATTCGAATGGGCGGGTTACCACACCCACGGTCAGGATGCCCAGCTCCTTGGCCACTTCGGCCACCACTGGTGCAGCACCGGTACCGGTACCGCCACCCATGCCGGCGGTGACAAACACCATATTGGCACCGCGCAGCATTTCGGCAATGCGCTCACGGTCTTCCAGCGCGGCGTTCCGGCCAGTGTCCGGGTTGGCACCTGCCCCCAGGCCCTTGGTCAGATTGTTGCCCAGCTGCAGCTTCTGCGGCGCCTTGTTACGCTTGAGCGCCTGGGCATCCGTATTGGCGCAGATGAATTCCACGCCTTGCACCTGGTTACTGATCATGTTGTCGATGGCGTTGCAGCCGCCACCGCCTACACCGATCACCTTGATGACTGCCTCGGTAGCAGTCTCCTGCATTACTTCGAATACCATGCCGCTCATTTTTCCTCTCCTGTAAAAAGATGAGCTATTGTCGGAATATTCCGTTTTGCCTTAGAAATTACCGGCAAACCAAGCCTTCATACGCTGGAACACTTGCCCCACGCCGGCGCTTTCACTTTTCTGGCCAACACGGGGATGCATCTGGTCCTTGCCATACAGCAGCAAACCTACGCCCGTCGAGAAGCGCGGGTTTTTTACTACCTCGGACAAGCCACCTACATACTTGGGTACGCCGATGCGCACCGGCAGATGGAAGACCTCTTCGGCCAACTCCACCATGCCA is a window encoding:
- the lpxC gene encoding UDP-3-O-acyl-N-acetylglucosamine deacetylase; the encoded protein is MLQRTLKQAISATGVGLHSGERVKLTLHPAAPDTGIVFRRTDLPAQDEVVVRPALVNDTRLSSTLVTETGVRVGTIEHLMSAFAGLGIDNVVVDVTGAEMPIMDGSSAPFIFLLQTAGIEEQPAAKKFIRVKQAIEVVEGDKWVKLVPHDGFSVQLSIEFNHPAFNRAPQMVSVDFASHSYIEEISRARTFGFMHEVEYMRSHGLGRGGNLNNAIVIDDEYVLNPEGLRFPDEFVRHKILDAIGDLYIVGHPLIAAFSGHKSGHAMNNKLLRVMLETPDAWEFVTFDNPEDAPGSFHRLPEVA
- the ftsZ gene encoding cell division protein FtsZ; its protein translation is MSGMVFEVMQETATEAVIKVIGVGGGGCNAIDNMISNQVQGVEFICANTDAQALKRNKAPQKLQLGNNLTKGLGAGANPDTGRNAALEDRERIAEMLRGANMVFVTAGMGGGTGTGAAPVVAEVAKELGILTVGVVTRPFEYEGKRLRVANDGIELLKKHVDSLIVIPNEKLMAVLGEDVTMREAFRAADDVLKGAVAGISEVITCPGLINVDFADVRAVMSEMGLAMMGSAFAAGIDRARVAAEQAVASPLLDNITLEGARGVLVNISTAPGCLRMSEYREIMGIIRQYTDEDAQVKFGTAEVEDMPEDTIRVTLIATGLGQKPASNRDERPDYIKIVKTGTDNVAMEMDFNDLNTPAVMRNRGRRAPISTDFSDPEVSESYDIPAFLRKQAD